A window of the Microbacterium sp. AZCO genome harbors these coding sequences:
- a CDS encoding epoxide hydrolase family protein, with translation MNLTPFRIEVSDAVLDDLHERLARTRSLPDSPRKPQSGMSAAYLSDLVASWSDFDWRERERWLNGHPQFTAEIDGATVHFAHLPSMDAAAPALLVMHGWPHTFALQLDFADLLPDFHVVVPSFPGFGFSSPYADRPVTETNLAHTAHALMTEVLGYDSYLTYGEDVSANVNDLIAATRSDHVLGIIATHAHFPSMAERELLTEPDQVAFFKRLAAAHHPDGGYGHIQATRPDTLAAALNDSPAGLIAWLAEKLVEWSDTPVGEPAVVEERISRDRILTEAMIYWVTESIGTSFRPYYEGADQPDSIPPVDVPAAVFIQKREGDYPESLARSYYRDLRVFERLDEGGHFAVAEVPEAMSTRVRAFAREIGALR, from the coding sequence ATGAACCTGACGCCGTTCCGGATCGAGGTCTCCGACGCGGTCCTCGACGATCTCCACGAGCGTCTCGCGCGCACGCGGTCGTTGCCGGACTCGCCGCGCAAGCCGCAGTCGGGCATGTCTGCGGCCTACCTCTCCGACCTCGTGGCGTCGTGGAGCGATTTCGACTGGCGCGAGCGAGAGCGCTGGCTGAACGGGCATCCCCAATTCACCGCCGAGATCGACGGCGCGACAGTGCATTTCGCGCATCTCCCGTCGATGGATGCCGCGGCTCCCGCGCTGCTCGTGATGCACGGCTGGCCGCACACCTTCGCGCTCCAGCTCGATTTCGCCGACCTGCTGCCCGACTTCCACGTCGTCGTGCCGAGCTTCCCCGGCTTCGGCTTCTCCTCGCCCTACGCCGATCGGCCGGTGACGGAGACGAATCTCGCCCATACGGCGCACGCCCTCATGACGGAGGTGCTCGGCTACGACTCGTACCTGACGTACGGCGAGGATGTCTCTGCGAACGTCAACGATCTCATTGCGGCCACGCGGAGCGATCACGTGCTCGGCATCATCGCGACCCACGCCCACTTCCCGTCGATGGCGGAGCGCGAGCTGCTGACCGAACCCGACCAGGTCGCGTTCTTCAAGCGTCTTGCGGCGGCGCATCACCCCGATGGCGGCTACGGCCATATCCAGGCGACGCGCCCCGACACCCTCGCAGCAGCTTTGAACGACTCGCCCGCGGGTCTCATCGCATGGCTCGCCGAGAAGCTGGTCGAGTGGAGTGATACGCCGGTGGGCGAACCCGCTGTCGTGGAGGAGCGGATCTCGCGGGACCGCATCCTGACGGAGGCGATGATCTACTGGGTCACCGAGAGCATCGGCACATCGTTCCGGCCGTACTACGAAGGCGCCGACCAGCCGGACTCGATCCCGCCGGTCGACGTGCCGGCAGCGGTGTTCATCCAGAAGCGCGAGGGCGACTACCCCGAGTCACTCGCACGCTCGTACTACCGCGACCTGCGCGTGTTCGAGCGCCTCGACGAGGGCGGCCACTTCGCCGTCGCGGAAGTGCCCGAAGCGATGTCGACCCGGGTGCGCGCGTTCGCGCGCGAGATCGGCGCCCTGCGCTGA
- a CDS encoding M3 family metallopeptidase, translated as MVSENPLLTPSTLPYRLPDYAAIRPEHYLPAFEQAFAAHKAEIDAITRVRSMPTFENTMVPLEESGRLLGDISRAFYTVSSADATPEIQEIEETLAPLSSAHYDSIQLDAQLYWRIKTLHDQLDELDLEPEQRYLVERHYTEKTQAGAGLDDEAKSRLTEINQRLSTLTTTFEKNLLNDTNDLAVVFESADELDGLSEGELSAAAQAAADRGLEGSYLVTLTLFTGHPYLASLTNRASRKRILDASRARGSRGNAYDNRDVLLEIVRLRAERAALLGFASHAAFVTADETAGSPEAVHALLRELAAPAARNARLEQEALQAIVDAETEPFPLEAHDWAFYTEKVRQAEYDLDRAALRPWFEAERVLQEGVFHAATELYGITFTERPDLVAYHPDARVFEVHNPDGSALGLFVLDLYTRDTKRGGAWMNSIVSQSRLRGTSPVVVNNLNVPKPAAGKPTLLSLDEVTTLFHEFGHALHGLFATVTYPHFAGTAVFRDFVEFPSQVNEMWIYWPDVLTKYARHIDTGEPLPAAVIEKLDASETFNQGFATSEYLAASWLDQAWHSLTAAQAADALDVAAFEASALADIGLDNPAVPTRYSSTYFAHVFSGGYSAGYYSYIWSEVLDADTVEWFRDNGGLNRANGQRFRDRLLGVGGSKDPLEAYRDFRGRDAEIGPLLKRRGLSQS; from the coding sequence ATGGTGTCCGAGAACCCGCTCCTGACCCCGAGCACGCTCCCCTACCGACTCCCCGACTACGCCGCGATCCGGCCCGAGCACTACCTGCCCGCCTTCGAGCAGGCCTTCGCCGCGCACAAGGCGGAGATCGACGCGATCACGCGGGTGCGATCGATGCCGACGTTCGAGAACACGATGGTCCCCCTCGAGGAGAGCGGCCGGCTGCTCGGCGACATCTCGCGCGCCTTCTACACGGTGTCGTCGGCGGATGCGACGCCCGAGATCCAGGAGATCGAGGAGACGCTCGCGCCGCTGAGCTCGGCCCATTACGACTCGATCCAGCTCGATGCGCAGCTGTACTGGCGCATCAAGACCCTGCACGATCAGCTCGATGAGCTCGACCTCGAGCCCGAGCAGCGGTACCTCGTCGAGCGTCACTACACGGAGAAGACGCAGGCCGGCGCGGGGCTCGACGACGAGGCCAAGTCGCGGCTCACCGAGATCAACCAGCGCCTCTCGACCCTGACGACGACGTTCGAGAAGAACCTTCTCAACGACACGAACGATCTCGCGGTCGTCTTCGAGTCGGCCGACGAGCTCGACGGACTCAGCGAGGGCGAGCTCTCCGCGGCGGCGCAGGCCGCTGCCGATCGCGGTCTCGAGGGCTCGTACCTCGTGACGCTCACGCTGTTCACGGGGCATCCCTATCTCGCGAGCCTCACGAACCGGGCGAGCCGCAAGCGCATACTGGATGCCTCGCGCGCCCGCGGTTCGCGCGGCAACGCGTACGACAACCGCGACGTGCTCCTCGAGATCGTCCGGCTGCGTGCGGAGCGCGCCGCACTCCTCGGCTTCGCATCCCACGCCGCCTTCGTGACGGCCGACGAGACCGCCGGCTCCCCCGAGGCCGTGCACGCCCTGCTGCGCGAACTCGCCGCGCCCGCTGCACGCAACGCGCGCCTCGAGCAGGAGGCGCTGCAGGCGATCGTCGATGCCGAGACGGAGCCGTTCCCGCTCGAGGCGCACGACTGGGCGTTCTACACCGAGAAGGTGCGTCAGGCCGAGTACGACCTCGATCGCGCGGCGCTGCGCCCCTGGTTCGAGGCGGAGCGGGTGCTGCAGGAGGGTGTCTTCCACGCCGCCACCGAGCTGTACGGCATCACCTTCACCGAGCGCCCCGACCTCGTGGCCTACCACCCGGACGCCCGCGTCTTCGAGGTGCACAACCCCGACGGCTCGGCGCTCGGTCTGTTCGTCCTCGACCTCTACACCCGCGACACGAAGCGCGGAGGGGCCTGGATGAACTCGATCGTGTCGCAGTCGCGGTTGCGCGGCACGAGCCCGGTCGTCGTCAACAACCTCAACGTGCCCAAGCCCGCGGCGGGCAAGCCCACGCTCTTGTCGCTCGACGAGGTCACGACCCTGTTCCACGAGTTCGGGCATGCGCTCCACGGACTGTTCGCGACGGTGACCTACCCGCACTTCGCGGGAACCGCGGTCTTCCGCGACTTCGTGGAGTTCCCGAGCCAGGTCAACGAGATGTGGATCTACTGGCCCGACGTGCTCACGAAGTACGCGCGGCACATCGACACCGGCGAGCCCCTGCCGGCGGCCGTCATCGAGAAGCTCGACGCGTCCGAGACCTTCAACCAGGGCTTCGCAACCAGCGAGTACCTCGCCGCGTCCTGGCTCGACCAGGCCTGGCACTCCCTCACCGCGGCACAGGCGGCCGACGCGCTCGACGTCGCCGCGTTCGAGGCATCCGCCCTCGCCGACATCGGCCTCGACAACCCCGCCGTGCCGACGCGCTACTCGTCGACGTACTTCGCGCACGTCTTCTCGGGCGGCTACAGCGCGGGCTACTACTCGTACATCTGGAGCGAGGTGCTCGACGCAGACACCGTGGAATGGTTCCGCGACAACGGCGGGCTGAACCGGGCCAACGGACAGCGGTTCCGCGATCGCCTGCTCGGCGTCGGCGGCTCGAAGGATCCCCTCGAGGCCTACCGCGACTTCCGGGGGCGGGATGCCGAGATCGGCCCGCTCCTGAAGCGCCGCGGTCTCTCGCAGAGCTGA